One stretch of Brettanomyces nanus chromosome 4, complete sequence DNA includes these proteins:
- the ARC19 gene encoding Arp complex subunit (BUSCO:EOG09344GG3), producing the protein MSQSLKPYLTAVRHTLNAALCLENFSSQIVERHNYPEIENKKTKEILLNPMIISRNEKERVLIEPSINSVRVSIKIKQSDEIEGILVDKFTRFLTKRAETFFILRRVPIEGYDISFLITNVHNEDMLKNKLVDFIIEFMEDVDKEISEMKLFLNARARFVAETYLSTFD; encoded by the exons ATG TCCCAATCACTAAAGCCTTACCTCACAGCTGTTAGGCACACGTTGAATGCTGCCCTCTGTCTGGAGAACTTCTCCTCGCAAATTGTCGAAAGGCACAATTATCCAGAAAttgaaaacaagaaaaCTAAAGAGATCCTACTTAATCCCATGATCATATCAAGAaatgaaaaggaaaggGTACTAATTGAGCCAAGTATTAACTCCGTTAGAGTGTCCATCAAAATTAAGCAGAGCGATGAAATCGAAGGCATCTTAGTGGATAAGTTCACAAGATTTTTGACCAAACGAGCTGAAACTTTCTTTATTCTAAGACGAGTGCCTATAGAAGGCTATGacatctctttcttgattACGAACGTTCACAACGAGGACATGCTCAAGAACAAATTGGTTGATTTCATCATTGAGTTCATGGAGGATGTCGATAAGGAAATCAGTGAGATGAAGTTGTTTTTAAATGCAAGAGCCAGATTCGTCGCCGAAACCTATTTAAGCACCTTCGATTAG